In Chitinophaga oryzae, the sequence TTTCAGTACCCGGGAAGTGGCGCGCGCTTTCCTGACATCGGAAGACACCATTTCCAAAAGGCTGTACCGCACCAAAGAGTTCTTCCGGGCCAGCCGGATAAGACCGTATATTCCACCGCCGGCGCAGCTCTCCGGCAGACTGGACGCGGTGCTCAACAGTCTTTATCTGTTGTTCAACGAAGGATACAGCGCCACGCAGCACGAACAACTCATACGGGAAGATATTATTACGCAAGCCATGTACCTGTGCCAGTGCCTGCTCGATCATGCGCATACGCGGCAGCCGCGCACCGCTGCCCTCATGGCGCTGTTCTGTTTCCATGCCGCCCGCAGCAGCAGCAGGCTTCACCCCGATGGTACCATTATCCCGCTGTCGCAGCAGGACCGGCAACAGTGGAACAAAGAGCTGATCACTGCCGGCAACGAATGGCTCAACAAGGCCGCTGTAGGCACCACTTTCTCCCCTTTCCACCTGGAGGCTGCCATAGCCTGTGAGCACTGTATGGCGCCTGACTATGCGGCCACCAACTGGAAAATGATCCTGTCTTATTACGATGCGCTGCTGCAGCTCACCAAAGACCCTGTGATATTGCTCAACCGCAGCGTCGCCATGTTGGAATATGCCGGCGCGCAGGCAGCGCTGCAATCGCTGGAAGCCCTGGAGGGGCACCGCCAGCTGAACCGCTACTACCTCTATCATGCCGTATTGGGCGAGATCTACAAACGGATGGGCGAGAAAGAAAAAGCCGTGACTTGCTTCGAACAAGCGCGCCTGTTGACTGCCGCGCAACAGGAACAGGAATTCCTGGCGGCTAAAATTGCAGATACCTGATTCCCACGAACGGTGGCTGGTATTTGTTTCACCGGCTGTTTACGGGCAGACGAAGGACATGGAATGGAATCCATGCCCTCGTCGTCAGTTGAGCCCGCCGGGTTGCTGTTGCAGGCTTTTGGCGATGGCCAGTTCTGTGGCAAAACCGGTGGCCATGGCTTCCGGCAGCTGTATTCCTTTAGCAGCAGGCCATGGCAGGTGTTTCATCGGCCAGTCGCATTGCGCCAGGTATTTTTCATAGGCTACCGTCCGCTCGTTGGTCACTTCAAAAGAATTGCTCCAAAAGGCGTTTCCTAAGCGATAGTTGTTACAGAAGTCTGTAAAGTCGTCAAACAGTTCATATACGTAGTCTGCCGCCTGCAGTATGTTTTTCCAGGCCTCTTCCGCTGTGATGTGTCCCGCCATATAGGCATCCCGGGAGATCACAATCAGCCGCCAGCATTCATACCCCCATATCAGCTTAGGCGGACGGCCGCCAGGTCTGTGTTCGACACAGGAAAATATGTAGGATTCCGGCAGGCCGGTCAGCGCCGCCAGGCGGGTGCTGACTTCGCGGCTTTCATTCCGCAGCGATACGGTCATGGCAAAGGGCTCTGCGTGGTAACCTTTTGTCAGCAGTTGCTGAGCTACCTTCCGGTAGTTGTCCGTAGTGAGGATGCCCCAGCTCTGATCAAGGTCTTTTTTATAGAGATTGGCGTCGGCGGGTGTGAAGGTATGGTATTTACCGGGTCCTTGTAAAGCCGCCAGGGGGTAGTATTCCAGCGTTTCGCTCCAGTAGCCGCCTTTATAGATGTCTACCAGCTCCAGCCGCAAAGCCTGTCGTTTCTCTTCACTCAACCAGGTAATTCCGTTCACCTGGTAATAACGTTGTTGTTCCCGCAGGGGCAGCGTGCCGATGTACCGCGCCACGACGAAAAAAAGGCTGACCAGTGCTATAAAACCGATAATGGCGGTCCACTGGGCGCCGGTGAGTGGCGCGGGGTCTTTCACCAGCTTTTGTACCAACATAATCAGGAAAAAGAAATCAAGGAGGGCGAAAGTGACCAGCAGCGTAGCGATGGCATACAATACAGGCTGTTGCCTGCGGTATTTTTCATACTGGCGCCATTGGGGCCGGACAGGAAAATTCAGGTCACGCGGGTGATTCTGTAACAACGGTTTCATTATATATATAAATTTCGAACTGCGAAAGTACAATAACTTTTAAGCTTTTGGCCCCTCTCCTGCTTTTCTCAAAATAAAAGGCCGCTTCCGTACGGGAAGCGGCCCTTCGTATGAATAGCATCATGTTACCATCAGTGCATGGGTGTTTCACCCATGGGAGCGGAACCTTTGATCACATTGGCCAGTTCGGGGTTCTCCCTTTTTTCGCGGGTCAGCACCTTGTACGTGATGATGACGCTGAGCATCATACATACTGCTCCGATCAGGAAGTGCATGCCGGGGAAGTAGAATGGCGCCCGGGCAGAGGTGAAATAAGCAAAGGTGCTGTTCATGATCAGCGGGCCTACCACGGTGGTCAGGCTCATAAGGCTGGTCAGCGCCCCCTGTAGTTCTCCCTGCTGGTTGGGCGGCACATGGCCCGAGATCACTGACTGAAGGGAAGGTCCGCAGATACCGCCAAGGCAGTAAGGTATCAGGAAGGCGAACATCATCCAGCCCTGCGTGGCAAAGGCAAACAGCAACAGGCCGAAGGCGTATAATGACAGTCCCAGGTAGATACTCTTTTCATTGCCGATTTTCGGATTAATGACGCGGGTGAGCCCTGCCTGCACGGCACCTACCAGCACGCCTACCACGGCCAGGGAGATACCTACCATTTTCTCGCTCCAGTTGAAACGGTAGATGGTGAAGAAGTTCCAGTTACCCTGTACCGCCTGGCTGCCAAGGTAAATCAGGAAGAAGCTGAATGCCAGTCCGCCGATTTCGGGGTGATGGGTCAGGAACTTCAGGGAGCCAAACGGGTTGGCCCGTTTCCACTCAAACGGCCGGCGGTTTTCTTTGGCCAGCGATTCCGGCAGCAGGAAATAACCATAGAGGCAGTTGAGCAAACAGAGCGCGGCAGCAGCGTAAAACGGTGCGCGGATGCCCCAGGTGGCCAGCAGCGCGCCCAGCGCCGGTCCTAACACGAACCCGAGACCAAAAGCGGCGCCGATAAGCCCGAAGTTTTTGGCTTTGGACGTTTCGTCGGTGCTCACGTCTGCGATGTACGCGGTGGCGGTGGTAAAACTGGCGCCGGTAATACCGGCTATCACGCGGCCGATGAACAACCATCCGTAGTGAGGCGCCAGTGCCAGGATGATGTAGTCGATACCGAAGCCCAGCAGGGACAGCAGCAACACCGGGCGGCGGCCATAGCGGTCGCTCAGGTTACCGATTACCGGGGCAAATAAAAACTGTGTGATGGCAAAAACAGATAATAACAGGGCGCCGTAGGTACTGGCTTCGTTGACCGGAATGTGCTTCAGTTGGGCAATCAGATCAGCCATCACCGGAATGATCAGCCCCCAACCCATCACATCAATCAGCAAAGTGATAAAAATAAAGCTAATCGCAGCTTTTTTGGAAGTGGTATGCATAGTAGTGAATTGCGAATAATGGAATGTCTTTCGAAAAACGGGGAACAAAAATACGTTGTGTTATGGTTTTCTCATGGGTTCACCTATTTTATCAGGGTCACAAAGGTACATCCGATCCGGCTATTATAAAGCTTTTTCCGGTTGAAATACATACGACCATCGGTAAAAACCCTCATTTATCCGGTAAAACCCCCGTTTTTTCTTCAAAAAAACTTTCAATATTTTTTGAAAATACCGAAAGTTTAAATAGTTTTGACACCAGAAAAGCAAACCTGCAAGCCATGAACATCCTTGCCTATCTGATCTACTTTGTTATCACTTATCTGATCACGGTACATGTAGGACTTCGTTTTTACCGGAACGGCAGGGTCTTCATCCACGGCCTGATACCCCAGGATGCGGCGTTGTGCGAAGCCATCAACAATATCCTGCTCACGGGCTATTACCTGGTGAACATCGGTTACGCCACAGTGATGATTTCCTTCTGGCAAACGATTCATACCGTCACGGAACTGGTGACGCAAATAACGGAGAGTACGGGGTTAATTATCCTCACCCTGGGGTTGCTGCACTGTTTTAATATGAGTGCGATTTACTACATCGGCAGAAAAAAACAATTACTTCATCCCATAAAACCATAACATATGCATCCCGCATTCAACTTTTCCGCCTACATGATTTACCTGCCGGTAGTCATCGTGGTCACCTGGCTCGTAGCCTGGATACTGTTCAAAAACAGCAAGGTATTTATGATTGACATTTTTCACGGAAAGCAGGAACTGGCATTGGCTACCAACAAACTTTTTGAAACGGGGTTTTACCTGCTGAATATCGGGTTTGCTTTCCGGATCATGGTAATCGGGCAGGACCTCGACACGCCGCGTGAACTGATGGAAGTACTGAGTACCAAGCTGGGCGGCTTTTTCATTTATCTCGGTATCATGTTGTTCCTGAACCTCTACCTGTTTTTCCGGGGCAGAAGAATTTCCAAAGCCCGTCAAATCCACGCTGATACTGCCGCCGGCCTTCGTCCATTATCCTGATACCTCAGGGGCAGGTGTTGCAAAATACCTGTCCTTTTTATTTTTTGTCAAAGAGAAACTGCACTGTGGTGTCCGGGAACTGTAACTCGATCCGGCTGCTGTCCCGCCACATTTGCAGCACTTTTACAGATTGAATGTCTTCCAGTTTAGCGGTCCCCAGATCTTTTTCCAACCGGTTCATATTCGCTGTTCCTTCCAGCCTTTCCACCGGGCCCAGGCCCTTGATCACCTCAAAAATACGATTACCGATCGGGCTTTTACCGCCCATCTGGACCCGGTAATTACCGGGCAGCACTTTACGGAACTGGGTGTCCCGCGCGAACCCTGCCCCCACAATGGTGAGAAAAGGGATCATCATCGGAATGGTAGATAGCACGGTCAACGCGACTAACACCCATGTATATATTTTTACAAACTTCTCCTTATAGTAACGGACAATAATATACACGGTACCGATAAGCCAGAGGTAAAACAATATCCGGTCGGGCCAATAACCACGGATGCTAAAGCCTGCACCCAGGTCCAACGCCACATTCAGGAACAGCAGACAGGTTAACACTGCGTAAGCCTGTTTATCTCTTGCAATACTCATAGAGGGAATCTCATTTCGGCCAAGGTACAAAAAAAGCTGTTCCGGAAATGGAACAGCTTTTTTTATTTGAAGGCAAGTTAAAAATGGATGTTAAAGAAGATTAGTATAAAGTGAATTCTACCCTTCTGTTCTGTTGACGGCCGGCAGCGGTTTTGTTAGAAGCAATCGGCTGCGTAGAACCGTAACCGGTAGCTTCAATCCGGGAAGGATTAGCGCCTTTGGACACCAGGTAAGCTTTGATCGCTTCCGCACGTTCTTTGGAGAGACGCATGTTGGTGGCGGCAGAACCGGTGTTGTCCGTATGACCGGCCAGTTTCAGGCTGAAGTTTTTCTCTACCAGCAGGCTGGCTACTTTATCGAGACTGGCAAAAGAGTTAGGACGGATAGTCGCTTTACCCAGGTCAAATTCCAGGTTGTCGATCGCGTCTTTTACCACTTTCCTGTCTGCTTCTGTTACGATAACTTTTTCTTTTATCACCTGCACAGGAGCCGGCAGCGG encodes:
- a CDS encoding DUF1266 domain-containing protein, whose amino-acid sequence is MKPLLQNHPRDLNFPVRPQWRQYEKYRRQQPVLYAIATLLVTFALLDFFFLIMLVQKLVKDPAPLTGAQWTAIIGFIALVSLFFVVARYIGTLPLREQQRYYQVNGITWLSEEKRQALRLELVDIYKGGYWSETLEYYPLAALQGPGKYHTFTPADANLYKKDLDQSWGILTTDNYRKVAQQLLTKGYHAEPFAMTVSLRNESREVSTRLAALTGLPESYIFSCVEHRPGGRPPKLIWGYECWRLIVISRDAYMAGHITAEEAWKNILQAADYVYELFDDFTDFCNNYRLGNAFWSNSFEVTNERTVAYEKYLAQCDWPMKHLPWPAAKGIQLPEAMATGFATELAIAKSLQQQPGGLN
- a CDS encoding RNA polymerase sigma factor — protein: MTASQNIDQAVNHLFRQASGKMVAVLVKIFGTENYALAEDVMQDALLSGLETWKFNGIPDNPEAWLFRVARNKAIDIIRRKKHQSNADFSDPEQLPPSASDALDQHWQEAHIKDDFLGMMFACCHPDISPENQVTFILKSLCGFSTREVARAFLTSEDTISKRLYRTKEFFRASRIRPYIPPPAQLSGRLDAVLNSLYLLFNEGYSATQHEQLIREDIITQAMYLCQCLLDHAHTRQPRTAALMALFCFHAARSSSRLHPDGTIIPLSQQDRQQWNKELITAGNEWLNKAAVGTTFSPFHLEAAIACEHCMAPDYAATNWKMILSYYDALLQLTKDPVILLNRSVAMLEYAGAQAALQSLEALEGHRQLNRYYLYHAVLGEIYKRMGEKEKAVTCFEQARLLTAAQQEQEFLAAKIADT
- a CDS encoding TCR/Tet family MFS transporter translates to MHTTSKKAAISFIFITLLIDVMGWGLIIPVMADLIAQLKHIPVNEASTYGALLLSVFAITQFLFAPVIGNLSDRYGRRPVLLLSLLGFGIDYIILALAPHYGWLFIGRVIAGITGASFTTATAYIADVSTDETSKAKNFGLIGAAFGLGFVLGPALGALLATWGIRAPFYAAAALCLLNCLYGYFLLPESLAKENRRPFEWKRANPFGSLKFLTHHPEIGGLAFSFFLIYLGSQAVQGNWNFFTIYRFNWSEKMVGISLAVVGVLVGAVQAGLTRVINPKIGNEKSIYLGLSLYAFGLLLFAFATQGWMMFAFLIPYCLGGICGPSLQSVISGHVPPNQQGELQGALTSLMSLTTVVGPLIMNSTFAYFTSARAPFYFPGMHFLIGAVCMMLSVIITYKVLTREKRENPELANVIKGSAPMGETPMH